The segment atgtcctctggaatggtggccaaaacatgaaggggcatatgaatgtttagcatatctgacaagtaaatactttgcaatgccggctacaaaagtcccatacgaacacctgttctcactttctggtgacattgtaaataagtgggcagcattatctcctgtagatgtaaacaaacttgtttgtcttaggcctggtctacactaggcgtttatgtcgaagttagcgccgttacatcgaattaaccctgcacccgtccacactgcgatgctatttagttcgacatagaggtctctttaattcgacttctgtactcctccccgacgaggggagtagcgccaaattcgacatggccatgtcgaattaggctaggtgtggatggaaatcgacgctaatagctccgggagctatcccacagtgcaccactctgttgacgctctggacagcagtgcgagctcggatgctctgaccagccacacaggaaaagcccagggaaaatttgaattggaattccttttcctgtctggccagtttgaatctcatttcctgtctggacatcgtggcgagcacagcagcactggcaatgatgcagagctctccagcagtgatggccgtgcagtctgtgaatagaaagagggccccatcatggactgatcgggaagtcttggatctcatcgctgtgtggggcgatgagtccgtgctttccgagctgcgatccaaaagacggaatgcaaagatctacaagaagatctctaaagacatggcagagagaggatacagccgggatgcaacgcagtgccgcgtgaaaatcatggagctgagacaaggctaccagaagaccaaagaggcaaacggacgctccggatcccatccccagacatcccgtttctacgaggcactgcattccatcctcggtgcggccgccaccactaccccaccagtgaccgtggactctgaggatgggatagtgtccacggccggttcctccgacatgttaggggacggggaagatgaggaaggagatgaggagggcgaggcagtcggcagcgctcacaacgctgatttccccgacagccaggatctcttcatcacccttacagagatcccctacgaagcgtccccagccgttaccccggacacagaatctggtgaaggatcagccagtaagtgttgtaaacatctaaacatttatttttaacaaaacaggaatattaacaattaaaagaatgggttgttcatgattagtgtgccctaggcacttaacggtttagtcatgggcagtgcaagttttgaaaaaaaatctagcaatgtccggttttcagtgattgtcctgcacaagccgctctacagtttattccctgctactgcagctacagtaaaatgcggtctatatgtccggggatagagcagtaatcctcctgggatatctcgatgaagctctcctggaggtaatttgaaagccgttgcatgaggttcctggggagagcggccttattgggtcctctgaagtacgacacgttgccgcgccacaagactatcacgtactcgggaatcattgctctgcatagcagggcggcatacggccctggtctttggaggctttcccggagcattctctgtctgtcgctctcagagatcctcatcagggtgatgtcgcccatggtgacctgcttttaattaggtaggggaatgttagtgttgggactgctttcccgttccttgacagaactgtaaccgctggtttgtagccacgcggtggaggcgggagaggggcagccgaaagggatcgttcccggggtcagccgcgagggggtgggacaggggcagagttcccgcttgccggattgctggctgcaggaactgacatagctttaaatgtgaaatgaggccagtggtaatataaaagttttaaactgccacaagtgtacggcttaccatgtctgcctgcaacagaaattccgttgtgctgccccgcttctcaaatgtgctgtgcaagaccccaggcactgaatgcgaaggccgaaaattcgaccttgtgctgagtgcacatgtgataggtgctgtgcatggtcttgttcacagagaaagactatgttctttgttcacaactacatttttctttctgaggaattcactccctttttcccatttccacagccccatctgcgactgtctcacaacctagcctggaatcacactcccagaggctagcgcggattaggcgtaggaagaggaggacacgggaggacatgttctctgagcttatggcctgttcccaagcccaggcagcacagcagacccagtggcgggagaacttgacccgaatgcaccaagccaacatggatcgggaggagaggtggcgtcaggaagaccagcaggcgactcaaacgctgcttggactactgagggagcaaacggacacgctccagcgccttgtggatgttctgcaggaacggaggcaggaggacagagccccgctgcagtccatctctaaccgccctcccctgccaccaagtcccatacccacctcacccaaagtgcaaagaaggagaggcggcagagtccctgctaagtctcactccacccctgcagagagctctagtagcagaaggctctcatttcccaaaatttgaaaagttctttccttcccgcctgacacaagcccccgtccaagtttcacctcccaatgccatgtgtagttgataataaaaaatacgtttctgtaaactactgtttcaatcatgttcttttggaggaggatgggaaaaggGGTtagtaattggacaggacagtcacctttggcagggtacatagtcgggggcaggcacagcagcagggcacatacacagtgcagtgatgcagtgactagttaccctggttagtctgggaggttgttttcatgttatgtggtggggggtgggttgctctgtgactttgtggcaggggagggcagttacagatcttaagcggcggtccttaggcaggatcacagagccacaagcaggggatctgtaaccgtcctccccctgccacaaagtcacatagacccccccccatacacaggaggggtgacaggttgaaacaaccatcccaccgcagcggagcctgtcaatccttgagtttagaagctgcattcgcgtcactacactacacccgctccgcaccatagtctgcgtcccagttttaaaaaattcccgcgaaaacagtattaacgaaaacggtgtgctttaacaaagttgaactatttttatttcgaaacgtgtgttggaaggggggtgaagggggtatgtaactggataggatagtcaacattaactgggtaaagaaacgggggcaggtttagcttctcagtacacaaactttaaagtcacaggttaccctgctcactcaggaactttgctttcaaagcctcccggatgcacagcgcttcccgctggtctcttctaatcgcccggctgtctggctgtgagtaatcagcagccagactattttcctcaacctcccaccccgccataaaggtctcccccttgctctcacagagattgtggagcacacagcaagctgctataacaatggggatattggtttcgctgagatcacagcgagtcagtaagcttctccatctccccttgagacggccaaaagcacactccaccaccattctgcacttgctcagccggtagttgaagagttctttttcagtgtccagggcgccagtatagggcttcatgagccagggcattagcgggtaggctgggtccccgaggatgactataggcatctccacatccccaacagttattttgtggtccgggaagtaaataccttgttgcagccgtctaaacagaccagagttcctgaaaacacgagcgtcatgaaccttgcccggcaatcccacgtagatgttggtaaaacgtcccctgtggtccaccagtgcttgcagcaccatggaaaggtagccctttcagttaatgtactgggtggcctggtggtccggtgccaggatagggatgtgagttccatctatggccccacagcagtttgggaatcccatcgctgcgaagccatctatgatcgcctccacgtttcccagggtcactacctttggcagcagtacatcaacgattgccttggctacttgcatcacaacaacccccacggtagatttgcccaccccaaactggttcgcaactgaccggtagctgtctggcgttgcaagcttccagagggctatggccactcgcttctgtacactcagtgcagctcgcaagcgggtgtcactgcgcttcagggcaggggacagcaactcacaaagttcaaggaaagttcccttccgcatgcgaaagtttcgcagccactgggattcatcccagacctgcagcactatgcggtcccaccactcagtgcttgtttcccgtgcccagaatcgccgttccacggcatcaacatgacccattgccaccgcgatgtcctcggcgctgggtcccctgctttctgacaggtccgtgctactctcagacttcaggacatcaccgcggtgccgtagcctgcttgcctgacttttctgcatctgcctcagggaaacctgtatgataagctgcgaggcgttgagagcagccacaactgcagcgatggtcgcagcgtgctccatgctcgcagttctgtggcgtccgcgctgtcaatgactggaaaagtgcgcaaaatgatttcccgccggcgctttcagggagggagggcgggagtgatggacggatgacgacagttacccaaaagcaccctcgacacattttgttacccagaaggcattgccggctacacccagaattccaatgggcagaggggactgcgggaactgtgggatagctgaccacagtgcaccgcttcgaatgtcgacgctttcaccgttagtgtggacgcacaaagtcgaattactgtccttagtgtggacacacatgttcgactttgcaatatcgactacaaaaattcgatgcaagtaaaatcgaactactctcgtagtgtagacaaggccttagagattgactgaacaagaagtaggactgagtggactctaaagttttgcattgttttgtttttgagtgcagttatgtaacaaaaaaatccctacatttgtaagttgcactttcacgataaagagattgcactatactACTTGAatgaggggaattgaaaaatactgtttcttttgtttatcatttttacagtgcaaatatttgtaataaaaataacataaagtgagcagtttgtattctgtgttgtaattgaaatcaatatatttgaaaatgtagaaaaacatccaaaaatatttaataaatttcaattggtattctattgtttaacaatgtgattaaaactgtgattaatcatgattactttttttaagcacaattaatttttttgagttagtcacgtgaattaactgtgattaatcgacagccctaatatttgtgtgtgtgtttgtgtatataattTTACCCACAGGAAAATCACAAAATGTAAGTCCTGAAATGAAATTATGCTTAGTTTCAATAAGAAATAATATTCATAATATTCTTGCAAATAGTGATATTTGGGAAATagtcttctttttttcccttcaggttTAAAATGAGTAATTTTTTCTTTCTAATCtatttaaaatacacatttaTAGTGTGAACATAGTTTAGCCATTGGAAGGTCAAACTTTGATAAGATACTTTACAAGTATCACAAATAAATACTGTTTTTGACAGTTAGAAGAATATGCAACAAATGGTTAATCTAATCTGTGAAAGTCGTAGCCATACTTACTTTGGTGAGTTGTAGCTTGAGAATGCTATAAGTCCTCCAAAagccaaggagagagagaaaaatatctgGGTGGCTGCATCAAGCCATACACGGGGATTTTTGAGAATGTTCATCTGAAACAATTGCAATGAATGTGAGTATTAGACTTGCTTCCAAACTTTCAGTTGTCTTTTTCTTTGTTCTCATAGTTCATGAATTGTGGCCCTACTTAAGTGTGCTGAAAAATGGAAGTGAATGCCAAAATATTCCAATAAATCAGCATAATTTGAAGGCCCATTATGTAGGGATTCTGAAATTTGTTaatttttaagatctcactccaAAAAGTAATTGTAGTATTGATATTCTATTTTATGATATAATAATTTTTCTGAGTGACACTTTACATAGACATATTAAACTTTGACTAATACTTTTTTCTCCCTACTTATGTATATgtatttctatggtgctcatcacagTAGTAACTGAGCATCTATGAAATCAAGCTACTCCAGTATTGTCTTGCTagtgatatctgctgggagagcaatacagcggtgcacagacaatccaggaagtttttggaaagtgtaggggacaatttcctggagcaattgctggaggaaccaactaagggcagagctcttcttgacctgctgcttacaatccaggaagaattagtaggggaagcaaaagtggatgggaaccttgGAGGcggtgaccatgagatggtcaagttcaggatcctgacacaaggaagaaaggagagcagcagaatatggaccctggacttcagaaaagcagattttgactccctcagggaactgatgtgCAGAATCCCCtcggagaataacatgagggggaaaggagtccagaagagctggctgtattttaaagaatccttattgaggttgcaggaacaaaccatcccgatgtgtagaaagaatagtaaatatggcaggcgaccagcttggcttaacagtgaaatccttgccgatcttaaacacaaaaaagaaacttacaggaagtagaagattggacaaatgaccaaggaggagtataaaaatattgctcaggcatgcaggagtgaaatcaggaaggccaaatcacacttggagttgcagctagcaagagatgttaagagtaacaagaatggtttcttcaggtatgttaacaacaagaagaaagtcaaggaaagtgtgggagggagaatgagggaggcaacctagtgacagaggatgtgggaaaagctcatgtactcaatgctttttttgcctctgtcttcacgaacagggtcagctcccagactactgcactgggcagcacagcatggggaggaggtgaccagccctctgtggagaaagaagtggttcaggactatttagaaaatctggacgagcacaagtccatgggaccggatgcgttgcatccgagggtgctaaaggagttggcggatgtgattacagagccattggtcattatctttgaaaactcgtggcaatccagggaggtcctggacgattggaaaaaggcaaatatagtgcccatctttaaaacagggaaggaggatccggggaaatACAGGCCAGTCAGCgtcacctcagttcctggaaaaatcatggagcaggtcctcaaagaatcaattctgaagcacttagaggagtgGAAAGGGATCAGGAACAGTggacatagattcaccaagggcaagtcatgcctgactaacctaattgccttctatgacgagataactggctctgtggataaggggaaagcagtggatgtgttattccttgactttagcaaagcttttgatatggtctcccacagtattcttgcgagcaagttaaagaagtatggattggatgaatgaactataaggtggatagaaagctgcctAGTTCGTCgggctcaaagggtagtgatcaatggctccatgcctagttggcagccagtatcaagcagagtaccccaagggttggtcctggggctggttttgttcaatatcttcattaatgatctggaggatggcgtccactgcaccctcagcaagtttgcagatgacactcaactgggaggagtggtagatatgctggagggtggggatagcatacagagggacctagataaattagaggattgggccaaaagatatctgatgaggttcaacaaggacaagtgcagagtcctgcactgaggacagaagaatcccatgcactgctacagaatagggaccgaatggctaggcagtggttctgcagaaaaggacctagggattacagtgcacaagaagctggatatgagtcgacagagtgcccttgttgccaagaaggctaatggcattttgggctgtataagtaggggcattgctagcagatcgagggacgtgatcattcccctctattcgacattggtgaggcctcatctggagtactgtgtccaattttgggccccacattacaagaaggatgtgaaaaaattggaaagagtccagcagagggcaacaaaaattattagggggctggagcacatgacttatgaggagaggctgagggaactgagcttgtttagtctgcagaagagaagaatgaggggggatttgatagctgctttcaactacctgaaagggggttccaaagaggcttgATCTAGACTcttttcagtggtaccagatgatagaacaaggagtaatggtctcaagttgcagtgggggaggtttaggttggatattaggaaaaactttttcactaggagggtggtgaagcactggaatgggttacttagggagttggtggaatctccttccttagaggcttttaaggtcaggcttgacaaagccctggctgggatgatttagttggggattggtccttctttgagcagggggttggactagatgacctcctgaggtccctttcaaccccgatattctatgattctatgatcaactGTGATATATGAAAATTGTATTTAACcttcattgctttttttttttagaaaagtgGGTTTATTTTTCCATGTCTCTTGAATccatgtgttttaaaaaaattactagtggcaccaaaaagccacaatcacaTAACAAAGTTTTATCAGTTAAAAAGGCATACTAATTGCAGAGAATAAAAAGTAAAGAGATAATCAgaaaaaaggggaagttgataataATGAAAAATGAATTAGAAGTTAAGAAATGCAAACAATTGATAGAAGCTAAAGGTATCAGTGAAAGAATTCATGACCGATAGGGTTAAAAACAATGTCAGTGGGTAGGTGGCCCTCTGATAGGCTCCGCAATGGGGAATGAGGCAACTCATGTTCACTTGGGAGTAGTTAACTCATCAAGTAACTGAGAGGTAGTTAATTAGGCAGGGAAGCACCAGGCATGATAAAAGGACCTCAGAGGGGCAACTTCTGAGGAGAAGAGAAACTGCCAGAGAGGCAGAAGAATTGCAGTGATATGATCCCTCCAGTACACTGGGGAGAAGCTACCAGAGAAGCCAGTGCTCCAAAGAGGGAGAAGCAGGGCCCTGGGCAAGAGGCTGGGGGAGCCTATAGAGAAGGAGAGGTAAGAAATAGCTTATAGAGCAGCACAGAATAGAGAATGATTGGTTCTGGCTGCCATAAACAAGGGCCCTGAGTTGGAACACTGAGTAGAGTGCATGGGTCTGAGTTCTTCTACCTTCTCAAGCCAAGGACTCTTGAGAAGAAGTCTCTAAACCCAGGAGACCTAGGGCTGTCCAGCCCCACTAAAGCCATGCAGCTTCTGACTCTCCATTATCCTGGAGGGCAGAGACTATTAAGAACCTGGCCACAGCTCTGAGTTTTAAAACAGTTGGACAGAGAACTCTGTGGCTCACTGATGATAATTTTTTAGTAGATCCTGGAATagtagggaagttccagaaggcAAGAAAACAAATGctgtgtcaatattttaaaagggctcagaTCTATGCCTgacactagtcaatattttcatcagttaTCTGAACGTAAATGTAACATCACTgagtaaaatttgcagataacacaaagatTGGCAGGGTGGTAAATGATAATATGGCAACTATAGAAAGTGATCTGGGTCTTTTGGTAGGATGGACCAAttgaaacaaaatgcattttaaggcGGCCAAAGGCAAGCCCATGCACATAAGatcaaagaatgcaggccacacctTCAAAATGGAGGACTATATCCTGGAAATCAGAGATTTCCCCTGGAGCAGCAGCGTTGGGGCCCCCGGGAacggcagggccctgggctgccccctcacccccgcctTCCCCCCGCAGCAGCAGAGTCCATCAGAATGCCCGTTCCCCTCAGAACACCTGCAGCACCTAAAATTTAGTCGGGGTATCTATAGTAcagccgtgaatttttgtttatggccTGTGGCCTGTCCatattactaaaaatacccatgactaaaccATAGCCTTATCTATAAACAATCGAAACCACTCGGAAGTGACAAGGAATTCTCTGACAGCGAGGGGACTATCTTgtctgaataaagacaaaagactcaTTCGGTATATCTGGTGGTAGGGAAAGATACGCTGCATCCATTCACTATGGAAGTATCTTGATAAGCAGGGGTGCTTCATGGAGGACTGGCCCGAGCTCCTTGGGGCTAGCAAGCACTGTAAGAAACTGAACTTTGGGGTGACAATCTACTTTATTAGTAAAGGTAGCTATTAATTGTACACCTAGTACATGTTTTATGATTGTTTTGTGTGTAAGAAACATCACTCACACTTATTTCTATTTGAATCtctattttttcttaaataaatttcCTTTTGCTTTACTATAATTTAACTCAACTGTTATGTGTGATACAGAAGTAGTGATCAAGGTAAAATGGGTAAACTGTGGTACACTTTCCTTTGGGAACAGAAGATCTGGGATTTCTATGGGTAATCAGTGATCAGGGCTAGATACCACATGGGGACACTTTGAAGGGACTCAGGGGCTGGGGTGCATCTGTTTTCAACTTTCAAGGCAAAGGAAGGGTTGTTTGTGTTAGGGAGCTAATCCCCAGCTGGCACAGGCAAGAATCCCTCTCACTGGAGGCAGGTAGTAATGAGGGGACTCTCCGCCCCAGGTGGCTTGCGAAACATCACAATAGGTCACTAATACAACATGATATAGATTGCTTGGTAAACAGGGTGCAATCAAATGTACATTTTAATAAAGCCAAATGCaaggttatacatctaggaaagaaagaatgtaggccatatttacaagaTAGGGGACTGCATCCTATAAAAAAGCGACTCAGAAAAGGACTTTGCTCATGTCAGCCATGACCCCTATCAGTGCAGGGCTATTATCAAGGGGGATATAAGGTGATCTTTatatgtataaacaggggaatattgaGCAGGAGTATTAAGGTTATTACCATTGTATTTAGCACCAGTGAGACCCTCTATTGGAATAGTGTGTCTGCTTCTtctgttaacattttaaaaaaggatgttgaaaaattggagacagTTCAGAGAGAAGTCCTAAGAAAGATttaaggagttcaatctatttatcaaagagaagattaagagagGACTTGATTGCAGTCTAGAAATACCTTCATCAAGGATCGACATCCTATCCtaaaggacgatccctcactctcacaaatcttgggagacaggccagtcctcgcttacagaccgCCCCCCAatttgaagcaaatactcaccagtaaccacacaacaaaaacactaacccaggaacctatccttgcaacaaagcccgttgccaactctgtccacatatctattcaagggacaccatcataggacctaatcacatcagccacaccatcagagactcgttcacctgcacatttatcaatgtgatatatgccatcagcaatgcccctctgccatgtacattggccaaaccggacagtctctacgcaaaagaataaatggacacaaatcagacgtcaagaattataacattccaaaaaccagtcggagaacacttcaacctccctggtcactcaattacagaccttaaaagtcacaattcttcaacaaaaaaaccaggacccagcaggctagtgtaagaagagctgcagggccagtaTGAGTCCAGTCCCTTGCTTGGAGGAGAGTGGATGGCATGCCTGGCTGGCTGAGGGAACTACAGGACCTTGAACAGGGCAGTGCTGCTGAAAGCCAGGGAGAGCAAGAAGGAGCtctgagctggctgctgggacttcatcaggacaaggccctgaAGTAAGGTGAAGAATGTgctggaagtggcccaggaaattAGAGCAGCAGTGTAGCTTAGATAAAGGGACATGGCATGTCTGCTACTAattgggacccggagtagagggtgggcctgggttccctctcaccccagccactgggaaagtggcctgaactttgaggcaccccagaaggggaactgaactgtaGTGGCCTAGCTGAAGCCAGAAAGGCCCTGAGAGGGTGAAGACACTGCCTTCAGGGAAGGAGGCCTGGGGCACTGCTCTATTCTGGACCAGGGACAACTTGAGAGAGATGTTACAGAGGGAACTGAGAGAGGCCCCTGTTGGACATGCACCCCGGAAGAcagacttggctggagggctgagtcatcgAAGACACACCAGAAACTGAGAGTGTGCAGGCACACTCACTGAGACggggtgctcatgagaggtgagtgcACCTTGTTACAATActgtaattatatttttatgtaaATAGAATCTGAAATCTTTTAGAAAATGTTAAGAATTAGATACATCTTGCAGTACAGGATTTTATAGTAGTTATTTTAGCTATTAAGACAGTGAAAGTCAATTCAATAGGTTTTTGTCCACAAAACTATTGATCTGAACAGATTTTTAAGACCTCTGTTATCCAATTTTATAAAGAAGCATTCTTATTTAGCTGTAGGAGAGAGACTGAAGTGCCATTGTTGTCATACTCCTCTGCTGACATGAATTTAAAATACTTTGTGTAATATTTAAggacctaatccaaagcccattgatgttTATAATGCTAGGTTCTAGGATAGTTGCAACATCCCTGTAATGTAGTTTACCCTAAATTGCTAAACCGTACGCTCCACCTTAACAACATCTTAACAGTTTTTGCCTAGGAGTGTCcttctttataaaataaaatttcatacaTGAATACTGAAGAAACGTAATGTCACCATGTGGTGGTTTAATGATTTGAAGATATGAAGTATCAACCTTAAATCACtttcttaattttaatttttatggCCATATTTGAAGTATCAACCTTAAATCACtttcttaatt is part of the Chrysemys picta bellii isolate R12L10 chromosome 2, ASM1138683v2, whole genome shotgun sequence genome and harbors:
- the LOC135981478 gene encoding uncharacterized protein LOC135981478 encodes the protein MMQSSPAVMAVQSVNRKRAPSWTDREVLDLIAVWGDESVLSELRSKRRNAKIYKKISKDMAERGYSRDATQCRVKIMELRQGYQKTKEANGRSGSHPQTSRFYEALHSILGAAATTTPPVTVDSEDGIVSTAGSSDMLGDGEDEEGDEEGEAVGSAHNADFPDSQDLFITLTEIPYEASPAVTPDTESGEGSATPSATVSQPSLESHSQRLARIRRRKRRTREDMFSELMACSQAQAAQQTQWRENLTRMHQANMDREERWRQEDQQATQTLLGLLREQTDTLQRLVDVLQERRQEDRAPLQSISNRPPLPPSPIPTSPKVQRRRGGRVPAKSHSTPAESSSSRRLSFPKI